Proteins from a single region of Oryza brachyantha chromosome 6, ObraRS2, whole genome shotgun sequence:
- the LOC102705731 gene encoding uncharacterized protein LOC102705731 — protein MATASGDQSASGGSAARASKLRYPLRSANRAKAGGDAPPTSASAARRAKPSLDVSKSVSGLDLSLVKENPAKPPRRHSIQTKPGASPRPTPTGTITPVSLVRSRRSDIQGKFDTPISEVSMSTARRKFSTLSSISYWMTQIRLSEAASKHSISLGFFKLALESECEPLDRMREELKSYVVRHGLATELEEPVKDILQVYNIVEDFDKLTITVNSSEQPKKTDKAAHSATNVSPKGNLKPRSLNSDAAPSKEATKNIQKKADAKVRGSYNRNPAKNPPVKEAISKNAGKKAKKQVKEQQEDCNGGSESLPVGTDQEPVDAVKEITNEDKENMGASEMPMDVGIAQEI, from the exons ATGGCGACGGCTTCCGGCGATCAGTCGGCGAGCGGCG GGTCTGCGGCGAGGGCGTCGAAGCTGCGGTACCCGCTGCGGTCGGCGAACCGGGCGAAGGCGGGCGGCGATGCTCCTCCGACGAGCGCctccgcggcgcggag AGCAAAACCATCTTTGGATGTCAGCAAGAGCGTGAGTGGTCTTGATCTTTCTTTGGTGAAGGAAAATCCAGCCAAACCTCCACGGAGGCACTCAATACAGACCAAGCCAGGTGCTAGTCCAAGGCCAACTCCTACAGGAACTATCACTCCTGTGTCATTGGTTCGATCAAGGAGATCTGATATCCAAGGGAAGTTTGATACCCCCATATCAGAAGTTTCCATGTCGACTGCAAGGCGTAAGTTCAGCACTCTGTCCTCAATCTCATATTGGATGACACAAATCAGGCTTTCAGAGGCTGCCTCCAAACACTCTATATCATTGGGCTTCTTTAAGCTTGCCCTTGAATCAGAATGTGAG CCTTTGGATCGTATGAGAGAGGAGCTAAAGTCCTATGTGGTCCGGCATGGCCTTGCAACAGAGTTGGAGGAACCAGTGAAGGATATTCTTCAGGTTTACAATATTGTGGAAGATTTTGATAAGCTGACGATCACTGTAAACTCTTCAGAGCAGCCGAAAAAGACTGACAAGGCTGCTCATAGTGCCACCAATGTGTCACCCAAGGGTAATCTGAAGCCAAGGTCGTTGAATTCTGATGCAGCTCCAAGTAAGGAAGCAACAAAGAACATTCAGAAGAAGGCTGATGCAAAGGTTAGAGGCTCCTACAACCGAAATCCAGCCAAAAATCCTCCTGTGAAAGAAGCAATCTCCAAGAATGCTGGTAAGAAAGCCAAGAAGCAGGTCAAGGAGCAGCAGGAAGATTGCAATGGAGGCAGTGAGTCTTTGCCAGTTGGAACAGATCAAGAACCTG TTGATGCGGTGAAGGAGATTACGAATGAAGATAAAGAGAACATG GGGGCCAGTGAAATGCCAATGGATGTTGGCATAGCCCAAGAAATCTAG